A genomic region of Leptotrichia hofstadii contains the following coding sequences:
- a CDS encoding DUF4911 domain-containing protein, producing the protein MNKNEKEMKSWEYIIQTKKEHIDFINKIIEAYDGLGNVRTLDNQNGLIKILTNSYLLDDMDNAIETLKQKNIEIEILEKREWLGVL; encoded by the coding sequence ATGAACAAGAATGAAAAAGAGATGAAAAGCTGGGAATACATTATTCAAACAAAAAAAGAACATATCGACTTTATCAATAAAATCATAGAAGCATACGATGGCTTAGGAAACGTAAGAACTCTTGACAATCAGAACGGTTTAATAAAAATTCTTACAAATTCTTATCTTTTAGATGATATGGATAACGCAATCGAAACATTAAAGCAAAAAAATATCGAAATAGAAATTCTGGAAAAAAGAGAATGGCTTGGAGTATTATAA
- a CDS encoding tRNA 2-thiocytidine biosynthesis TtcA family protein, whose product MNLKNIENDFDNGNTINNKINTDNIASTSLGSAVCETILPSVPLQPLETIEKSIQKKYRSALWTPFIRALKEFEMVKDGDRIAVAISGGKDSLLLSKLFQELKRASRTNFELVFISMNPGFNPANLNNLKKNLEHLNIPCEIYNDNIFEIAEKIAKDYPCYMCAKMRRGSLYTKAASLGCNKLALGHHFDDVIETTLMSMFYMGKFETMLPKLKSDNFEIELIRPLFYVEEKAIIKWVRNNGILPMNCGCTVAAEKTSSKRRETKDLIAQLVKNNPDIKKRIVQSTQNVNLEKILGWKDSDGKYSYLDKF is encoded by the coding sequence ATGAACCTAAAAAACATCGAAAACGATTTCGATAATGGAAATACAATAAATAATAAAATAAATACTGACAACATTGCTTCTACTTCTCTCGGAAGTGCAGTTTGTGAAACAATTTTGCCGTCTGTCCCGCTTCAGCCGCTGGAAACTATTGAAAAAAGCATTCAGAAAAAATACCGTTCAGCTCTTTGGACACCTTTTATAAGAGCTTTAAAGGAATTTGAAATGGTAAAGGATGGCGACAGGATTGCAGTTGCTATTTCTGGGGGTAAAGACAGCCTTTTGCTTTCAAAACTGTTTCAGGAACTGAAAAGAGCCAGCAGAACTAATTTTGAACTGGTATTTATTTCAATGAATCCTGGATTTAACCCTGCCAATTTGAATAATTTGAAAAAAAATCTAGAACATCTGAATATTCCATGTGAGATTTATAATGATAATATTTTTGAAATTGCAGAAAAGATTGCAAAAGACTATCCTTGCTATATGTGTGCCAAAATGCGTCGTGGGAGCCTTTACACAAAAGCAGCTTCACTTGGATGCAACAAACTAGCACTTGGACACCATTTTGACGATGTTATCGAAACCACTCTAATGAGCATGTTTTATATGGGAAAATTTGAAACAATGCTGCCAAAACTAAAGTCCGATAATTTTGAGATAGAATTAATACGTCCATTATTTTATGTAGAAGAAAAAGCAATTATAAAATGGGTACGAAATAACGGTATCTTACCGATGAACTGTGGCTGTACTGTAGCTGCTGAAAAGACTTCCAGCAAACGCCGTGAAACCAAGGACTTAATTGCACAGCTTGTAAAAAATAATCCTGATATAAAAAAACGTATAGTTCAATCAACACAAAATGTAAATTTAGAAAAAATATTAGGCTGGAAAGACTCTGACGGAAAATATTCATACTTAGACAAGTTTTAA
- a CDS encoding KH domain-containing protein, producing MSKYFETVDFWVENLLDSTESYTIESNEKGKFVDITINVTKDDMGKVIGKNGRIITALRVLMSSLAKKDRKSVKIEVKEM from the coding sequence ATGAGCAAATATTTTGAAACTGTGGATTTTTGGGTTGAAAATTTATTGGATTCGACTGAAAGCTATACAATTGAAAGCAATGAAAAAGGGAAATTTGTGGATATTACGATTAATGTTACAAAAGATGATATGGGGAAAGTAATCGGAAAAAATGGAAGAATAATCACAGCGCTTAGAGTTCTTATGTCTTCACTTGCAAAAAAAGATAGAAAAAGTGTAAAAATTGAAGTTAAGGAAATGTAA
- a CDS encoding acyl-CoA thioesterase encodes MKKKSFKLRVYYYDTDKMGVVYHSNYLKWMEMARTEYFRDVFPYKNMEDMGFILPVKTLNIEYINSAKYDEEIEVSVKIEEINNIKIRFSYEMHNSDGVLKAKAETVNVFVDEKGKLKRISNELLEKLIK; translated from the coding sequence ATGAAAAAGAAAAGCTTTAAACTTAGAGTTTATTATTATGATACTGATAAAATGGGAGTTGTGTACCATTCAAATTATTTAAAATGGATGGAAATGGCACGAACTGAATATTTTAGGGATGTTTTTCCATATAAGAATATGGAAGATATGGGATTTATTTTGCCAGTAAAGACGCTGAATATCGAATATATTAATTCTGCAAAATACGATGAAGAAATTGAAGTTTCTGTGAAAATTGAAGAAATAAACAATATTAAAATCAGGTTTTCTTATGAAATGCACAATTCAGACGGAGTTTTAAAGGCAAAGGCTGAAACTGTAAATGTTTTCGTGGATGAAAAAGGAAAATTAAAAAGAATTTCAAATGAATTGCTGGAAAAACTCATTAAATAA
- the rpiB gene encoding ribose 5-phosphate isomerase B produces MKIAIGNDHAGVEFKNKIMKELRSNGYEVVNVGTNTLDSVDYPDIAKEVSKKVLDEEVNFGILICGTGIGISIAANKIKGIRAALCHNEYTAKLSRLHNDANIIALGARVLGEDLGLACVEAFVNTEFEGGRHAKRVGKIEL; encoded by the coding sequence ATGAAAATAGCGATTGGAAATGATCATGCAGGGGTAGAATTTAAGAATAAAATTATGAAAGAACTTAGAAGCAACGGGTATGAAGTTGTAAATGTGGGAACTAATACTTTGGATTCAGTTGATTATCCTGATATTGCTAAGGAAGTTAGTAAAAAAGTTCTGGATGAGGAAGTTAACTTTGGAATTTTGATTTGTGGGACTGGAATTGGAATTTCTATTGCTGCAAATAAAATAAAAGGAATTCGTGCGGCTCTTTGTCACAACGAGTATACAGCAAAACTTTCAAGGCTTCACAATGATGCAAATATTATAGCGTTAGGAGCGAGAGTTTTAGGTGAAGATTTAGGGCTGGCTTGTGTTGAAGCGTTTGTAAATACAGAGTTTGAAGGTGGCAGACATGCTAAAAGAGTTGGGAAAATAGAATTATAA
- a CDS encoding histidine triad nucleotide-binding protein has translation MSTIFKKIIDKEIPANIVYEDEEFLAFHDINPAAKVHVLVIPKKEIKNLDAATEEDALLLGKLQLTVAKVARILELDKDGYRVITNIGDNGGQEVYHIHYHILGGEKLPVTLK, from the coding sequence ATGTCAACAATTTTTAAAAAGATAATAGATAAGGAAATACCAGCAAATATTGTATATGAAGATGAGGAGTTTCTTGCTTTTCATGATATAAATCCAGCGGCGAAAGTCCACGTGCTTGTAATTCCAAAAAAGGAAATTAAAAATTTGGATGCGGCAACTGAGGAAGATGCTCTACTGCTTGGTAAATTACAGTTGACTGTGGCAAAAGTGGCTAGAATTCTGGAATTGGATAAAGATGGGTATAGAGTTATAACTAACATTGGGGACAATGGTGGACAGGAAGTTTATCATATTCATTACCATATTTTAGGTGGAGAAAAATTGCCAGTTACATTGAAATAG
- a CDS encoding DKNYY domain-containing protein, whose translation MKSRLSKIVILVFLVTNLGIAEYIKKDNAVYYKDEIWQDDEKKVNDANFKTFVELNKIYGKDNKNVFYGDEKLENADFKTFQAVGENTGRDKDNFYWYNQKVKINPKDFKLYKNNDKIRYFRNNGKIYDLEGLNELNGIEDVDTFEVLDDEYSRDKHNIYYDGVTLSDVDMDTFQIIMRDAYAKDKNKVYYGSRPIREVNPKTVKILSEIYLKDDKSVFTKYGKIENADLNSFEVLGEMHIYAKDNKNVYLFGEIIKKADPRTFEIISEIAFATYSKDKDKVYISGMEIKGADSKTFEKLEKSTFYSKDKNNLYYQEVKIDEIRDNLEDMSAGVLDIIKNGNRIYANGNRLDIENPENFKIIKNDYYNNPNIIYGKNNKNIYVIIGNGQKIRSKIIKDADINSFEIMEIGAYSRDKNNIYFTYSDVVQMKDVDKDSFTVGEHGFSYDKNSVYFYGKKIDGISPKSFKIVDLAVNSWKPVTFALLTDSKNLYKFIYEFDPETYKLKNTKLVTVTNVKVDAPSFEIVKEDTGSYYRDNDSVFYYDMNKKELIKVEGADRNSFAEMDNFFAKDNKNVYYLGKQIRNISSEGFKFVGPDIAKNKNGVYFLKDKTGEGDYEIVPLNFDSASFDIANKDTSNYFKDKNGIYYLDYGKLLNSELKDVQNAFIKLEGADIPTFKAFGYGYSKDKNRVYCGYKEFKGVDVPSFTVVREDEGVVVKDKNRTYEIDCE comes from the coding sequence ATGAAAAGCAGACTTTCTAAAATTGTAATTCTTGTCTTTCTTGTGACAAATCTAGGAATAGCTGAATATATAAAAAAAGATAATGCTGTTTACTATAAGGATGAAATATGGCAGGATGATGAGAAAAAGGTAAATGATGCGAATTTTAAAACATTTGTAGAATTGAATAAGATTTATGGGAAAGATAATAAAAATGTTTTTTATGGAGACGAAAAACTAGAAAATGCAGATTTTAAAACGTTTCAGGCAGTTGGAGAAAATACTGGAAGAGATAAAGACAACTTTTATTGGTATAACCAGAAAGTAAAAATAAATCCAAAAGATTTTAAACTTTATAAAAATAATGATAAAATAAGATATTTTAGAAATAATGGGAAAATATATGATTTAGAAGGATTAAATGAACTTAATGGAATTGAAGATGTAGATACTTTTGAAGTACTGGATGATGAGTATTCAAGAGATAAACATAATATTTATTATGATGGAGTAACTTTGTCTGATGTGGATATGGATACTTTTCAGATAATAATGCGAGATGCTTATGCGAAAGATAAAAACAAGGTGTATTATGGTTCAAGACCAATAAGGGAAGTGAATCCAAAAACAGTAAAAATTTTAAGTGAAATTTATTTGAAAGATGATAAAAGTGTATTTACAAAATATGGGAAAATTGAAAATGCTGATTTGAACAGTTTTGAAGTTTTAGGAGAAATGCATATTTACGCAAAAGATAATAAAAATGTTTATTTATTTGGTGAAATAATTAAAAAAGCAGATCCTAGAACTTTTGAAATAATTTCAGAAATAGCTTTTGCAACATATTCAAAAGATAAAGACAAAGTTTATATTTCTGGAATGGAAATAAAAGGAGCAGATTCAAAAACATTTGAAAAATTAGAAAAATCAACTTTTTATTCAAAAGATAAAAATAACTTGTACTATCAAGAAGTAAAAATTGATGAAATTAGAGATAATTTAGAAGACATGAGTGCTGGAGTGCTTGATATTATAAAAAATGGAAACAGAATTTATGCTAATGGAAATAGGCTTGATATAGAAAATCCAGAAAATTTTAAAATAATAAAAAATGATTATTACAATAATCCAAATATAATTTATGGGAAAAACAATAAAAATATATATGTAATTATAGGAAATGGACAAAAAATTCGTAGTAAAATAATAAAAGATGCGGACATAAATTCTTTTGAAATAATGGAAATTGGTGCATATTCACGAGATAAAAATAATATTTATTTTACGTATTCTGATGTTGTGCAAATGAAAGATGTAGATAAAGACAGTTTTACTGTCGGAGAACATGGCTTTTCGTATGATAAAAACAGTGTTTATTTTTATGGGAAAAAGATAGATGGAATCAGTCCAAAAAGCTTTAAGATTGTTGATTTAGCTGTTAACTCTTGGAAACCTGTAACATTTGCACTATTGACAGACAGTAAAAATTTATATAAATTTATTTATGAATTTGATCCTGAAACGTATAAATTGAAAAATACAAAATTGGTTACTGTAACGAATGTAAAAGTAGATGCTCCGAGTTTTGAGATTGTTAAAGAAGACACGGGAAGTTATTATAGGGATAATGACAGCGTTTTTTATTATGATATGAATAAAAAAGAACTTATAAAAGTTGAAGGTGCAGATAGAAATAGTTTTGCTGAAATGGATAATTTTTTTGCAAAGGATAATAAAAATGTCTATTATCTTGGGAAGCAAATTAGGAATATCAGCTCAGAAGGGTTTAAATTTGTTGGTCCAGATATTGCAAAAAATAAAAATGGTGTATATTTTTTGAAAGATAAAACTGGAGAAGGAGATTATGAGATAGTACCTTTAAATTTTGACAGTGCTTCATTTGATATAGCGAATAAGGATACAAGTAATTATTTTAAAGATAAAAATGGGATTTATTATCTTGATTACGGTAAACTGTTAAATTCAGAATTAAAGGATGTGCAGAATGCCTTCATTAAACTCGAAGGAGCAGATATTCCAACATTTAAAGCATTTGGATATGGGTATTCCAAAGATAAGAATAGAGTTTATTGTGGATATAAGGAATTTAAAGGGGTGGATGTGCCAAGTTTTACTGTCGTGCGGGAAGATGAGGGAGTTGTAGTTAAGGATAAAAATAGGACTTATGAAATTGATTGTGAGTGA
- a CDS encoding DKNYY domain-containing protein, whose protein sequence is MKSKLSKIVILVFLVANLGMAEYIKKDNAVYYKDEIWQADEKKVNDADFKTFVKLNDIYGKDGKRVFYLDEKLDGADVRSFQVIGEVSGKDKKYIYNYDEKMEINPKDFKLYRNKDKLLYFRNNGKLYIGGSFLEVEYIQDLDSFEAIDQGYSKDKYNIYYAGTPIYDVDKSTFQIIMPDYYAKDKNNVYRGYDKIKDANPDTIKILNEVYLKDDKNVFLNFGQKIENVDVAAFQAIEGNVAYGKDKNNVYYLGEKIKGADAKSFEVILEPSDLIQMYSKDKNSVFIGGLKIKEADLKTFERLSGTTYYSKDKNNLYYQEVKIDKIDNKNLKILYSDGIDLVKNGNKIFSEGKKLNIKNPKTFEIISNEYNSVPSLIYGKDDKNVYAITRFDEVYSSKIIKNADVNSFEIMKNNMYTKDKNNIYFTRNDVVKLEGADKDSFVIQENDNDFSYDKNNVYFMGKKINGINSNEFRIIDLNNKNESFYFLTDNKNLYKLITIFDEDSGKIVKTKLVIIENPKVDTKSFEVINKNFDTYYRDKNSVYYYDADFGKELKKLEAADSNSFISLEADFGKDDRNVYYNGNKLEGVNSDGLEILDENAIIFKNKDGVYLLKNDEKVKYELVSLNFDSNSFKPVHRRSNYFKDKNGIYYLDFFDLEYLDVKKEKDIQSKFFFKIEDADVPTFRELLFDFAKDKNKVYCKYKEIKGADVQSFSVVSGDEGIVIKDKNRTYENDCE, encoded by the coding sequence ATGAAAAGCAAACTTTCTAAAATTGTAATTCTTGTCTTTCTTGTGGCAAATCTAGGAATGGCTGAATATATAAAAAAAGATAATGCTGTTTATTATAAGGATGAAATATGGCAGGCTGATGAAAAAAAGGTAAATGATGCGGATTTTAAAACATTTGTGAAATTAAATGATATTTATGGAAAAGATGGGAAAAGAGTTTTTTATCTTGATGAGAAGTTAGATGGTGCTGATGTTCGGTCTTTTCAGGTAATTGGAGAAGTCAGTGGAAAAGATAAAAAATATATTTATAATTATGATGAAAAAATGGAGATAAATCCGAAAGATTTCAAACTTTATAGAAATAAAGACAAACTTCTGTATTTTAGAAATAATGGTAAACTGTATATTGGAGGAAGTTTTCTTGAAGTTGAATATATTCAGGATTTGGACAGTTTTGAGGCAATTGATCAAGGTTATTCAAAGGACAAGTATAATATTTATTATGCTGGAACGCCAATATATGATGTTGATAAAAGTACATTTCAGATAATAATGCCTGATTATTACGCAAAAGACAAGAATAATGTGTACCGTGGCTATGATAAAATAAAAGATGCGAATCCTGATACGATAAAAATATTAAATGAGGTTTACTTGAAGGATGATAAAAATGTATTTCTGAATTTTGGTCAAAAAATAGAAAATGTCGATGTGGCTGCTTTTCAAGCGATAGAAGGAAATGTAGCTTATGGAAAAGATAAAAATAATGTCTACTATCTTGGTGAAAAAATAAAAGGAGCTGATGCAAAATCTTTTGAAGTTATTTTAGAGCCTAGCGATCTTATTCAGATGTATTCAAAAGATAAAAATAGTGTCTTTATAGGAGGACTAAAAATAAAAGAGGCTGATTTGAAAACTTTTGAAAGACTTTCTGGAACAACTTATTATTCAAAGGATAAAAATAACTTGTACTATCAAGAAGTGAAAATTGATAAAATTGACAATAAAAATCTTAAAATTTTGTATTCTGATGGAATTGACTTGGTAAAAAATGGAAATAAAATTTTTTCAGAAGGGAAAAAATTGAATATAAAAAATCCAAAAACTTTTGAAATAATTTCGAATGAATATAATAGTGTTCCAAGTTTGATTTATGGAAAAGATGATAAAAATGTATATGCAATTACAAGATTTGATGAAGTTTATTCAAGTAAAATAATAAAAAATGCAGATGTAAATTCTTTTGAAATAATGAAAAATAATATGTATACAAAAGATAAAAATAATATTTATTTTACACGAAATGATGTTGTAAAGTTAGAAGGTGCTGATAAAGATAGTTTCGTTATTCAAGAAAATGATAATGACTTTTCTTATGATAAAAATAACGTATATTTTATGGGAAAAAAGATAAACGGAATAAATTCTAATGAATTTAGAATTATAGATTTGAATAACAAAAATGAATCTTTCTATTTCCTGACTGACAATAAAAATTTATATAAATTGATTACTATTTTTGATGAAGATAGTGGTAAAATTGTAAAAACTAAGTTAGTTATAATAGAAAATCCAAAAGTGGATACTAAAAGTTTTGAAGTGATAAATAAAAACTTTGATACTTATTATAGAGATAAAAATTCTGTTTATTATTATGATGCGGATTTTGGCAAAGAATTGAAAAAACTGGAAGCAGCTGATAGTAACAGTTTTATAAGTTTGGAAGCAGACTTTGGAAAAGATGACAGGAATGTTTATTATAACGGAAATAAATTGGAAGGCGTAAATTCTGATGGACTTGAAATTTTAGATGAAAATGCTATAATTTTTAAAAATAAGGATGGAGTTTATCTTTTAAAAAATGACGAAAAAGTAAAGTATGAGCTTGTATCTTTAAATTTCGATAGTAATTCTTTTAAACCTGTCCATAGACGAAGTAATTATTTCAAAGATAAGAACGGAATTTATTATCTTGATTTTTTTGATTTAGAATATTTAGATGTAAAGAAAGAAAAAGATATTCAAAGCAAATTTTTCTTTAAGATAGAAGATGCTGATGTTCCAACATTTAGAGAACTGCTATTTGATTTTGCAAAAGATAAGAACAAGGTTTACTGTAAATATAAAGAAATTAAAGGTGCTGATGTTCAAAGTTTTTCTGTTGTGTCAGGAGACGAAGGAATTGTAATTAAAGATAAGAATAGAACTTATGAAAATGATTGTGAATAA
- a CDS encoding TrmH family RNA methyltransferase encodes MRDVIASPDNKFYKLLKKLDKKKYRDENSIFKAEGEKFLNENINFNKIIVKESKFEYFDEKYEISRHDNLTILKDNLFDEVSTQENSQGIIFLYSKNLNTIEDIKGDVVILDDIQDPGNAGTIIRTMIAANFQNLILTKGSVDVYNPKTVRATMSGIFKLNIIYETPEKIVEFLNNKNYLKIATALHEDSIFYEKIELRENNAFIFGHEGGGVSDYLIENSDIKAIIPIYGNIESLNVSVATGIFLYKMREKLQGL; translated from the coding sequence ATGAGAGATGTAATAGCAAGTCCAGATAACAAATTTTATAAATTGTTAAAAAAACTGGATAAAAAGAAGTATCGTGATGAAAATAGCATTTTTAAGGCTGAAGGGGAAAAGTTTCTGAATGAGAATATCAATTTTAATAAAATAATTGTAAAAGAATCAAAATTTGAATATTTTGATGAAAAATATGAAATTTCTAGACATGATAATTTGACAATTTTGAAGGATAATCTGTTTGATGAAGTTTCAACACAGGAAAATAGTCAAGGGATAATTTTTTTATATTCTAAAAATTTGAATACAATTGAGGATATAAAGGGAGATGTGGTAATTTTAGATGATATTCAGGATCCAGGAAACGCTGGAACAATTATCAGAACAATGATTGCTGCAAACTTTCAGAATTTAATTCTGACAAAGGGTTCAGTAGATGTTTATAATCCAAAGACGGTACGTGCTACAATGAGTGGAATTTTCAAGCTGAACATAATTTATGAAACACCTGAAAAAATTGTGGAATTTTTGAATAATAAAAATTATTTAAAAATAGCGACTGCTTTACACGAAGATTCGATTTTCTATGAAAAAATAGAATTACGCGAAAATAATGCGTTTATCTTTGGTCACGAAGGTGGTGGAGTATCTGATTATCTGATAGAAAATTCTGATATAAAGGCAATTATTCCGATTTATGGGAATATAGAATCATTGAATGTGAGTGTAGCGACAGGGATTTTTCTTTATAAGATGAGGGAGAAATTGCAAGGCTTGTAA
- a CDS encoding BRO family protein, producing the protein MENNIQIFEGKKIRSVWDNEKEEWYFSVVDVVGALTDSVNARDYWYKMKKRMTDEEKSELSTICRQLKLKAPDGKMRLTDVADIQGIFRVIQSIPSPKAEPFKMWLAQVGKDRIDEITDPELTIDRALETYLKKGYSKEWINQRLQAIQVRKELTDAWQEHGVKKGIEYAILTDEISKAWSGMATREYKDLKGLKKENLRDNMSTLELVLNMLAEATTTELTNIHNPNGLEENKKVAKRGGTIAGNTRKEIEADTGRSVITTKNAVDFSKLIEDVVKDIPDIVKNCKDEVKSKE; encoded by the coding sequence ATGGAGAATAATATACAAATATTTGAAGGTAAAAAAATTAGGTCTGTTTGGGATAATGAAAAAGAAGAATGGTATTTTTCTGTTGTCGATGTTGTAGGAGCATTAACGGATAGTGTAAATGCCAGAGATTATTGGTATAAAATGAAAAAAAGGATGACAGATGAGGAAAAAAGTGAATTGTCGACAATTTGTCGACAGTTGAAGTTAAAAGCACCTGATGGAAAAATGAGATTAACAGATGTTGCTGATATACAAGGAATTTTCCGTGTTATTCAATCAATTCCGTCTCCTAAGGCAGAACCATTTAAAATGTGGTTGGCACAAGTGGGAAAAGACAGAATAGATGAAATTACAGATCCAGAACTAACTATTGACAGGGCATTGGAAACATATTTGAAAAAAGGATATTCAAAAGAATGGATAAATCAGAGATTACAAGCGATTCAAGTTAGAAAGGAATTGACAGATGCTTGGCAAGAGCATGGAGTAAAAAAGGGAATAGAATATGCAATTCTTACAGATGAAATTTCAAAGGCATGGTCTGGGATGGCAACTAGAGAATATAAAGATTTAAAAGGATTAAAAAAAGAGAATTTAAGGGATAATATGTCAACTTTAGAACTTGTACTTAATATGCTTGCAGAAGCTACAACAACAGAATTAACTAATATTCATAATCCAAATGGCTTGGAAGAAAATAAAAAAGTTGCAAAACGAGGTGGAACAATAGCAGGAAATACTAGAAAAGAGATTGAAGCAGATACTGGAAGATCTGTTATTACAACTAAAAATGCAGTAGATTTTTCTAAATTAATTGAAGATGTAGTAAAAGATATTCCTGATATAGTTAAAAATTGTAAAGATGAAGTAAAAAGCAAGGAGTGA
- a CDS encoding TfoX/Sxy family protein has product MASSKEYLNFVLEQLSEVENIRYRAMMGEYILYYREKVIGGIYDDRFLVKAVKSAKELMPNALHEIPYEGAKEMLLVDDVENKEFLKNLFEAMYDELPVLKRKKKQ; this is encoded by the coding sequence ATGGCTTCAAGTAAAGAATATTTAAATTTTGTATTGGAACAGCTGTCGGAAGTGGAAAATATTAGATATAGAGCGATGATGGGGGAATATATTCTTTATTATAGGGAAAAAGTTATTGGTGGGATTTATGATGACAGGTTTCTTGTGAAGGCTGTAAAATCGGCGAAAGAACTTATGCCGAATGCTTTACATGAAATTCCTTATGAGGGGGCAAAGGAAATGTTGCTTGTTGATGATGTTGAAAATAAAGAGTTTTTGAAGAATTTATTTGAAGCAATGTATGATGAACTTCCTGTTTTAAAGAGAAAAAAGAAACAATAG
- a CDS encoding deoxyribonuclease IV, with translation MSKKEIFKIGSHVGMSGKDMLLGSVKEAVSYGSNTFMIYTGAPQNTRRKPIDELNIEAGLKLMKENHIDIDDIVVHAPYIINLGNAVKPETFEIAVQFLRTEIERTDAIGAKRIVLHPGAHVGEGEEVGINKIIEGLNEVLTKDQKTTVALETMAGKGTECGRSFEEIAKIIDGVKLKDKLTVCFDTCHVHDAGYDIVNDFEGVIEQFDKIVGIDRISVIHLNDSKNVCGAHKDRHENIGFGNIGFEVLNKIAHFEKFSHLPKILETPYVALSDDKKAKKVPPYKFEIEMLRAGKFDEDVLEKIKNQ, from the coding sequence ATGTCGAAAAAAGAAATTTTTAAAATTGGATCACATGTGGGAATGAGTGGGAAAGATATGCTTTTGGGATCGGTTAAGGAAGCGGTTTCTTATGGATCGAATACTTTTATGATTTATACTGGAGCACCGCAGAATACACGGAGAAAGCCGATTGATGAGCTGAATATTGAGGCTGGGCTTAAACTTATGAAAGAAAATCATATTGATATTGATGATATTGTTGTGCATGCTCCTTATATAATTAATCTTGGGAATGCGGTAAAGCCTGAAACTTTTGAGATTGCAGTGCAGTTTTTGAGAACGGAGATTGAAAGGACAGATGCCATTGGGGCGAAAAGAATTGTTCTTCATCCAGGTGCTCACGTTGGAGAAGGTGAAGAAGTTGGGATTAATAAGATTATTGAAGGACTGAATGAAGTTTTGACAAAAGATCAGAAAACGACTGTGGCACTTGAAACGATGGCTGGAAAAGGTACAGAATGCGGAAGAAGTTTTGAAGAAATTGCAAAAATTATTGATGGTGTGAAATTGAAGGATAAACTGACAGTATGTTTTGACACTTGCCACGTTCACGACGCTGGATATGATATTGTAAACGATTTTGAAGGAGTTATTGAACAGTTTGACAAAATTGTAGGAATTGACAGAATATCAGTAATTCACTTGAATGATAGTAAGAATGTGTGTGGCGCACATAAAGATAGGCACGAAAATATAGGGTTTGGAAACATTGGCTTTGAAGTGTTAAATAAAATTGCACATTTTGAAAAATTTTCTCATTTGCCAAAAATTCTAGAAACGCCTTATGTGGCTTTGAGCGATGATAAAAAGGCTAAGAAAGTTCCGCCGTATAAATTTGAGATTGAGATGTTGCGAGCTGGGAAGTTTGATGAAGATGTGCTGGAGAAAATAAAAAATCAGTAA
- a CDS encoding immunity protein YezG family protein: MKKLQEDFFKKLNSIIKDMAYQLEYGISDEWEKMYFRADMDDNFGGKVNFYFNTTENKEYKCCTEIPKMYNVPEKEYYEYFGKVYESLIFLKELFLEYKRTTWKAITIIVDKKMTIKTDYDYTDWLSSPYDSDLLLEYFFKYKYLGEMPKTENQEKLFKEIEKYQKRVVTCVSNKK; the protein is encoded by the coding sequence TTGAAAAAATTACAAGAAGATTTTTTTAAAAAATTAAATAGTATAATAAAAGATATGGCATATCAACTAGAATATGGAATATCAGATGAATGGGAAAAAATGTACTTTCGTGCAGATATGGATGATAATTTTGGTGGAAAAGTAAATTTTTACTTTAATACGACTGAAAACAAAGAATATAAGTGTTGTACAGAGATTCCTAAAATGTATAATGTACCCGAAAAAGAATATTATGAATATTTTGGAAAGGTGTATGAATCATTAATATTCTTGAAAGAGTTATTTTTAGAATATAAACGGACAACTTGGAAGGCGATAACTATAATTGTAGATAAAAAAATGACAATAAAAACAGATTATGATTATACGGATTGGTTAAGCAGCCCTTATGATTCAGATTTATTGCTAGAATATTTTTTTAAGTATAAATATTTGGGGGAAATGCCTAAAACTGAAAATCAGGAAAAGTTATTTAAAGAAATTGAAAAATATCAGAAACGAGTAGTTACATGCGTTTCGAATAAAAAATAG